CGGAGTACCGGGAAGACATCGCCGCGCCAGGGGGCGGCGAGAAGAAGGTGGTCGACGACATCGGCGACGACCTCGAGCTCGTCCTCGACGCGTGCCGCCTTGTCGTCGAGCTCCAGCTCGGCTCCACGTCCATGCTGCAGCGCAAGCTGCGCGTCGGCTTCGCGAAGGCCGGCCGGCTCATGGACATCCTCGAAAGCAGGGGAGTGGTGGGGCCGTCGGAGGGGTCGAAGGCCCGCGAAGTGCTCGTGAAGCCCGACGACCTCGACGAGGTTTTGGCCAACCTCGCCGCCGCATAGGGATAATGGACCAAATGACCACGTCACTGCGCTCCGTTCACATCGCATCCCTCGGGTGCGCCCGCAACGATGTCGACTCCGAGGAACTCGCCGGCCGGCTCGAGGCCGGAGGGTTCGTCCTCGTCGACGACCCGGAGGCCGCGGAGACCGTCGTCGTCAACACGTGCGGCTTCGTGGAGCAGGCAAAGAAGGATTCGATCGACACGCTGCTCGCCGCCTCCGACCTGAAACAGGACGGCACCGTGCGGTCCGTCGTCGCGGTCGGTTGCATGGCGGAGCGCTACGGCATCCAGCTGGCCGAGGAACTGCCGGAGGCGGACGCAGTCCTCGGGTTCGACGACTATGTGGACATCGCCGACCGGCTTCGCTCCATCCTCGACGGCACCAAGCACATCTCGCACGTGCCGCGTGACCGCCGCAAGCTGCTTCCTCTCAGCCCGCAGGCCAGGCCGGCAGCTGCCGGCGGTGTGGCCATCCCCGGCCACGCCCCGCTCCCCGCGGATCTCGCGCCCGCCACTGGGCCGCGCGCGATGCGCCGTCGGCTGGCGGGCGGTCCGTCCGCCTCGCTGAAGATCGCCTCGGGCTGCGACCGGCGCTGCGCCTTCTGCGCCATCCCCGCGTTCCGCGGCTCGTACCTGTCGCGTCCCCTCGACGACCTCGAGGCGGAGGCCCGCTGGCTGGTCGAGGACGGCGTCAAGGAACTCTTCCTCGTCTCCGAGAACACCTCCTCCTACGGCAAGGACCTCGGCTCCGACCACCGCCTCGAGACGCTGCTGCGGCGGCTGTCGGGGATCGACGGCCTCGAGTGGATCCGCGTCTCGTATCTGCAGCCCGCCGAGATCCGGCCGTCCACCATCGACGCCATGCTCGCCACGGACAAGGTCGTTCCCTACTTCGACCTCAGCTTCCAGCACGCCGCCGGGCCGGTGCTGCGCAGGATGCGCCGCTTCGGCGACGCAGAGAGCTTCCTCGACCTGATCGGCCAGATCCGTGGCAGGGCGCCGCACGCCGGCATCCGCTCGAACGTCATCGCCGGTTTCCCGGGGGAGACCGAGGCCGATGTCGAGGTTCTGCGCCAGTTCATCATCGACGCCAACCTGGACGTCCTCGGCGTCTTCGGCTACTCCGACGAGGAAGGCACCGAGGGCGTCGGCCTGTCGGACCACCTTTCCGAGGACGAGATCGAGGAGCGCCGCGCCATGCTGGCCGACCTCGCCATCGACGTGTGCGAGGCGAGGGCCGCCGACCGGATCGGCGAGGACGTGACGGTGCTCGTCGAGTCGCTGGAGGACGGCGAGGTCGTCGGACGCGCCGCGCACCAGGCACCCGAGACCGACGGTGTCGTCACCCTCACCGGCCCCGGCCGGGTGGGGGACCTGATCGCGGCGCGCGTCGTCGACAGCGCCGGTATCGACCTGATCGCGGAGGCGAAGTGACGCAGACCCCACGCCGGGCCCAGCCCGACAGCAAGCCGAGCAACTGGAACGTGCCGAACGTCCTCACCGTGATCCGCATGATCATGGTGCCGATCTACGTCGTCCTGATGTTCGTCGGCCCCGAGGACTTCACCTGGCGCCTCGCGGCGACCCTGGTCTTCGTCGTCGCCATGCTCACCGACCTTGCGGACGGCCACATCGCCCGCAAGTACAACCTGATCACCGACTTCGGCAAGATCTGGGACCCCATCGCCGACAAGGCGCTCACCGGCGCGGCGTTCATCACGCTGAGCATCCTGGGCGAGCTGCCCTGGTACTTCACCGTGGTCATCCTGCTGCGCGAGTGGGGCATCACCTGGGTGCGGGAGGCGCTGAAGAAGTACGGCACCGTGATGGCGGCCAACAAGGGCGGCAAGGCCAAGACGCTCACGCAGACCCTGGCGCTCATCCTCTTCAACCTGAACCTCGACTTCCTGCCGGCCCCGCTGCAGGTCGTGGCGTGGGTCCTCATGTGGGCGGCGCTGATCCTGACGGTCGTCACAGGGGTCGACTACCTGCGGCATGCCTGGCGGATCCGACGCGACGCCCTCGCCGCCCGCGACTGACGCCCACCGTCCCCAGACTCCGCAGGAGGAACCCATGACGCTCGCCGTCGACGTGATCAAGAAGATGACGCAACGCTCCGTGACGCTCGCGACCTGCGAGTCGCTGACCGGTGGCGGGATCGGGGCTGCGCTCACCTCCGTGCCCGGCGCCTCCGCCGTCTATCGGGGCTCGCTGGTCACCTACGCCCGCGAACTGAAGAGCACGCTCGCCGGGGTCGATGAGGAGCTCATCGCCACCGAGGGCGTCGTCAACGAGCTGACCGCGCTGCAGATGGCTCGCGGCGCCCAGGCCCGCTGCGACGCCGACTGGGCCGTCGCCACCACGGGAGTGGCGGGGCCCACCGAGACCGACGGCGCCAGCGTCGGCACCGTCTGGTTCGCCGTGGTCGGGCCCCGCGTCGGCATGTCCGACGCGCCCACCTACACGGAGTTGAAGCAGTTCTCGGGCGACCGGGAGGCGATCAGGGAACAGGCCGTGGAGCATGCGTTCGCCATGCTGCTGCGGGTCCTGTGAAGTTGCCCTGAAACGTCGGGAAGAAATCCGGTGCCTCCGGGGTTGCACCTGCTGACGGCGGGCAGCCAGCCCGCCACCAGCGAGGTAGGTAGCCGTGAAGACGATTCTGATTCGTAAGGTGATGGGCGAGACGCTGCGCGAGCTGCGGGTCAACGCCGGCATGACCCTGCGAGAGGTCTCCATGGCCAGCATGGTGTCCCTCGGCTATCTCTCGGAGATCGAACGCGGCCACAAGGAGGCCTCGAGCGAGGTGCTCTTCGCCGTCGCGTCCGCCCTCGGAGTCTCCCTGTCCGACCTCATGATCTCGACGAGCGGCAAGCTGCTCGCCCTCGAGGCGGAGCGGATGACCAGGCTGGCCGCCTGAGCCGGCGTCCCCGCGGGACGTCAGACGTCAGAGGGCGTCCTGCGGCAGCGACACCACGTGCACCTCGACCCCGAGGGCGCGGATGGCCTGCAGCGTCTCCTTGGGAGCTCCCGAGTCGGTGACGAGCACGTCGACGGAGGCCAGATCGCCCATCTTCGCCAGCGTGACGACGCCCAGCTTCGAGGAGTCGACCGCGATGATGACGCGCTGCGAGCGCTCCATCATGGCGCCGTTGGTCTTCGCCTCGATCTCGTCGTGCGTCGTCAGGCCGCCGCTGAGGCTCACGCCGTCGACCCCGACGATGGCCGTGCCGACGTTGACGTGCTTGAAGGTCTGCTCGGCCAGCGAGCCGACGAGTTCCAACGAACTGGCGCGCAGCACGCCTCCGGCGATCAGGACGCGCGCCTGCCCCTGCTCCGCGGCCTCGAGCCCGATGCTGATCGAGTTGGTGATGATCGTCAGGTCCTGCCGGTGCAGGGCGCGCAGCACCTCGGCGGTCGTGGTGCCGCCGGTCAGCCCGATGGCGTGGCGGCCGGGAGGGATGAGGGTGGCGACCTTCGCGGCGATCAACCGCTTCGCGGCCTGGTTGCGGCCGCCCCGGAGCCGGACCGGCAGTTCGTGGCCGCCGAGCGACGGACCTGCGCCGCCATGCGTGCGTTCCAGCAGCCCCTGTTCCGCCAGGTGGGCGACGTCGCGGCGGATGGTGGCGGGCGAGGTACGCAACTCCTCCGCGAGAACGGCAAGGGGCAGGTGGCCGCGCTCATTGAGCAGCGCGAGCAGTGCTGCCAGGCGGGCCGAGCGCTTCTTGGAGGTGGGGAGCGAGGTCATCGGGGCTCCAGGTGGTGCGGCGGTGAACAGGATGTGGGGGCGAACGCTCACCAGCCTAGAACATCGGGCAGAACGCGCGACGCGCAATGTGTGAATGTGCAGGCGAATCTGATCGGATGAGCGGTCGTACCGCGGCGTGTACCGTAGCGCCATGCGTGAGGTGGAGTTGTGGCAGCGGATGCACGCCGTGCTGCCCGGGGGGTACGCCGCGACCTGGGCCGACCAGGTGGTGCTCGAGGACCTGGGAAGCCGCACCGTCCGCGACGCGCTGGCCGCAGGACTGCCGTGTAAACGGATCTGGCGGGCCGTCTGGGCGCAGCTGGAACTGCCTGCGACCCTGAGGTGACGACACGCCGACATCGGCGTCGCATTCGAACGAATGTTCGGTAGGCTGTGCGCAGATGTTCTCCACAGGCAGGCGGCCCGCGGCAAATTGTCGGCGCCGGTTCCTATGGTGGCAGCAACAAGGACTCGCCGGTCCAGAGGCCGGCCCTGAGGAAGGAACACTGATGGCCGTTGCGGATCGCAGCAAGGCGTTGGAGGCCGCACTGGCCCAGATCGAGAAGGCCCACGGCAAGGGCTCCGTCATGCGGCTCGGCGAGGACACGCGCCAGCCGATCGACATCATCCCGACCGGGTCGGTCGCGCTGGATGTCGCCCTCGGCATCGGCGGGCTGCCGCGCGGCCGTGTCGTCGAGATCTACGGCCCGGAGTCCAGCGGTAAGACCACCGTGGCGCTGCACGCTATCGCCAACGCACAGCGTGACGGCGGGATCTGTGCCTTCATCGACGCGGAGCACGCGCTCGACCCCGACTACGCGCAGAGGCTCGGCGTCAACACCGACGAACTGCTCGTCTCCCAGCCGGACAACGGTGAGCAGGCCCTTGAGATCGCCGACACGCTGGTCCGTTCCGGGGCGCTCACCCTGGTCGTCATCGACTCGGTCGCGGCCCTGACGCCCCGAGCAGAGATTGAGGGCGAGATGGGCGACTCGCACGTCGGCCTGCAGGCCCGCCTGATGAGCCAGGCGCTGCGGAAGATGACGGGCGCACTGAAGACCTCCAACACCACGGCGATCTTCATCAACCAGCTGCGCGAGAAGATCGGCGTCATGTTCGGCTCGCCCGAGACCACCACCGGTGGTCGGGCGCTGAAGTTCTACTCGTCCATCCGCCTCGACGTGCGCCGCATCGAGACCCTCAAGGACGGCACCGAGATGGTCGGCAACCGCACCCGGGTGAAGGTCGTCAAGAACAAGGTGGCCCCGCCCTTCAAGCAGGCCGAGTTCGACATCATCTACGGCCAGGGAATCTCCCGCGAGGGGAGCCTGATCGACATGGGCGTCGACGCCGGCATCATCCGCAAGGCAGGCGCCTGGTTCACCTATGAGGGCGATCAGCTCGGTCAGGGCAAGGAGAACGCCCGCAACTACCTGCGCAACAACCCCGACGTCGCGGCCGAGATCGAACGGCGCATCCGCCTGCACCTCGGCGTCGACAAGGAGGCCGTGCCGGAGGGCGTGAACCCGGAGACGGGCGAAGTTGACTTCTGAGCCGACGACGCCGGACGGGCGGCCCACCCAGCTGGAGGTGGCCCGCAAGATCGCGCTCGACCTGCTGGCCGTGAGGGCCCGCTCCGAACACGAGTTGCGCCAGGCCATGGCCCGCCGCAACGTGCCCGCCGACATCGCCGACGAGCTGCTCTCCCGCTTCGTGGAGGTCGGCCTCATCGACGACGCGGCCTTCGCGGCGACGCTGGTCAGGTCACGCTCCGAGTTCAGCCACCGGGGGCGTGCCCGGATCCGGCAGGAGCTGCGCGAGAAGGGGGTCGACCGCGAGGTGGCCGAGGAGGTCCTCGCGGAGCTCGACCCGGCCGACGAACGTGCCGCGGCCCTCGAACTGGCCTACCGCAAGGTGCGGTCCATGGCCTCCCTCGAACGGCAGGTGGCCTACCGGCGACTCGCAGGCATGCTGGCGCGCCGGGGGTACGGGCCCGGCACCGTCTCGTCGGTCCTGGCCGAGGTTCTGGGAGACCCCGCTGTTGAGTTCTCCACAGCCGGGCAATAGGCTGCACCCAAGGTCCCGGACCCCGCATGAACCCCGGTCGAGAGCCTCGGCCACGCGAATCTGACATCAACGGCGGTAACTGACACCCCCGCCAGAATGCTTCTCCGCTCGAGTCCGAGCGGTGCTCCGCCATCGGCACAGTTGCGTGCCGGGCATCGTGCGATCCGCCGACCGACCCGATCGACGTCTGGAGGCAGCATGAACGAGTTTGGCTGGATCGCCGCAGGACTGCTCGCCGTCGGGGTGGTCGTTCTGGTCGTCCTCCTCCTCCGGACCCGGGCCACGCTGCGCCAGGACGCCGCCGTCATGCGGGAGGCAGCGCAGGAGGCGGCCGCCGCGCTGCGGGCCGACGCCGAGCGGCTCCTCGCCCAGGCGAAGGAGCGCTCCGATGAGGCCCTGGCTGACGTTGAGCGTCGCCGGGCCGACGTCGACCAGTCGCTGACATCGCAGCGGGCCCAGCTGCGGGAACAGCGCGCAGATCTGGAACGTCGCGAGACCAGGCTGCACGAGCGGGAAGACCGTGTCGTCGCCGACGCCGAGGGCGTCGAGGCGAAGGCGCAGCGGCTCGAGACCCAGCGCATCGACCTGCGGGCGCAGCGCCGCGCCGTCGTCGAGGAACACGAGCGCGTCTCCCAGGAACTGGAACAGGCCCGCACCGAGCTCGAACGGGTGGCCGGGCTCGCCGTCTCCGATGCGAAGCACGAGGTCCTCGCGGAGGCGGAACGGCAGGCCAAGCTGAGCGCCACAGCCCTGGCGAGGGACATCGAGGCGACCGCGAAGCGCGAGGCGGATCGGCTCGCCCGCAGCATCGTCGTCACCGCCATCCAGCGCGTGGCCTCCGAACAGACGAGCGAGTCGGTCGTGAGCACGGTCGACCTGCCCAGTGACGACATGAAGGGCCGCATCATCGGCCGTGAAGGCCGCAACATCCGGGCCTTCGAACAGATCACCGGAGTCAACCTGCTGATCGACGACACGCCGGAGTCGGTGCTGCTCAGCAGCTTCGACCCCGTCCGTCGGGAGACGGCCAGGCTCACCCTGGTCGACCTCGTTGCCGACGGCCGCATCCACCCGGCCCGCATCGAGGAGGTGTTCGAACGGACCGGACGACGGATGAGTGAGCGCATCGAGCGGGCCGCGGAGGACGCGCTCGCTGAGGTCGGCATCGTCGACCTGCACCCGGACCTGATCCCCATCCTCGGGTCCCTGGCCTACCGCACGTCCTACGGCCAGAACGTGCTGCGGCACCTGGTCGAGTGCGCGCACCTGGCAGGGGTCATGGCCGCCGAGCTCGGCCTCGACGTCGCTGTCTGCAAGCGGGCGGCGTTCCTGCATGACATCGGCAAGGCGCTCACCCACGAGATCGAGGGGCCACACGCGCTGATCGGCGCCGACCTCCTGCGCCGCTACGGCGAGCACGAGGACATCGTCCACGCCGTCGAGGCCCACCACAACGAGATCGAGCCGCAGACGGTCGAGGCAGTCCTCACGCAGGCAGCCGACGCCATCTCCGGATCCAGGCCGGGCGCGCGACGCGAGTCGCTGGAGGCCTACGTGGAGCGGATGGAGAACCTCGAGTCCATCGCCACCTCGCACGAGGGCGTGCAGCGGGCCTATGCCATGCAGGCGGGGCGCGAGGTGCGGGTGATGGTGGCGCCGGACCAGGTCGACGACGCCGGGGCCCAGGCCCTGGCCCGGGACATCGCGAAGCAGGTGCAGTCCACGCTCAGCTACCCGGGCCAGATCCGGATCACCGTGGTGCGCGAGTCGCGCGCCACGGAGACCGCCCACTGACCGGTCAGTCGACCCGGATTCCCCAGACCGACAGCGTCTCCTCGCCGGGCTCGAGGACGATGACCCCGTCGGAGGTGGGGCCCTCGTTGAAGGCGTCCGGGCCACAGGTCATGGGCTCGATCGCCATCGCGTCGCGCGTCGGGTTCGTGTAGATCTGGCCCCACGGCTGCGTGTCGTCCGCCCAGAACACGACGCGGCGTTCGTCGGTCTCCAACGCCACCTCCCAGCTGCCCTCCGGCGCGTACAGGGCCGTGTCGAACTCGGTGTCCGCCACTGCGCGGGGGGTGCGGAAGTCGTGCTCGGCGGTCACCGGAACCAGGGCGATCGGGAGCAGCCGCTCCGGGTCCACCTGCAGCTCCTGCGTGAACCGGTGCGAGAGCCTGGCGGTCGCCAGGTCGGCGGCCACGTACGGGTGGGCGCCGTAGCCGTACGGGGCGCGGGTGGCGCCGATGTTGCGGGCCCGGACCGTCACGGTGAGCCCCGCATCGTCGACGCGGTGACCGATCTCCACCTCCAGGACGGCGTCCCAGCCCTGCTGCGCGAAGATGACGCCGGCCAGCACGACCTCGTCTGCAGTGTGGCTGACAAGGCGCCAGCCGACCCCCTCACCCAGCCCGTGCAGCGCGCAGTTGCGGGGCACCTCGGTGATCGGCAGCTGGTGGTCCACACCGTCGAAGCTGTAGCGCCCGTCGCGGATCCGGTTCGGCCACGGAACCAGCTGGCGGCCCATCGACCCACGGGGCGCCTCGTGCTCGGCGAAGGTGTACAGCACCTCGGTGCCGTCGACGGTGAGGCTGCGCAGCGTCGCGCCGACCTCGGTCACGACGACGCCGTAGCGGCCGTGCGAAATGGGGTACTGCTGTCCGGTGGGGAGTGCTGTCATGGCGGCAGCCTAGCCGTCGGCCGGTTGGGCACTCCAGGGGGCGGGAACTAGCATGGACGCGCTATGACTGACCAGCGCACGTACCACGTCATCACCTACGGGTGCCAGATGAACGTCCACGACTCCGAGCGGATCAGCGGCCTCCTCGAAGAGGCCGGGCTGACGCGGGTCGACGAGGGACGCAGCGCCGAGCTCGGGGCGGGCGCGGACGTCGTCGTCTTCAACACGTGCGCCGTGCGGGAGAACGCCGACAACCGGCTGTACGGCAACCTCGGTCACATGGCGAGGATCAAGGCCGACCACCCGGGCCTGCAGATCGCCGTCGGCGGCTGCATGGCGCAGAAGGACCGCGACCTCATCGTCCGCAAGGCCCCCTGGGTCGACGTCGTCTTCGGCACGCACAATGTCGGCTCGCTGCCGACGCTGCTGGAGCGCGCCCGTGTCGAGCGGGAGGCCCAGGTGGAGATCAAGGAGGCGCTCGAGACCTTCCCCAGCAACCTGCCCAGCAGGCGGGAGTCGCCGTACTCGGCGTGGGTGTCGGTCAGCGTCGGCTGCAACAACACCTGCACGTTCTGCATCGTGCCCGCGCTGCGCGGGAAGGAGGCCGACCGGCGCCCCGGCGACATCCTGGCCGAGATCCGCATGCTGGTGGACCAGGGGTCCAGGAGATCACGCTGCTGGGACAGAACGTCAACGCGTATGGCGTGGAGTTCGGCGACCGGCAGGCTTTCGCGAAGCTGCTCCGCGCCTGTGGCGACGTCGAGGGGCTGGAGCGGGTGCGGTTCACCTCGCCCCACCCCAAGGACTTCACTGACGACGTGATCGAGGCGATGGCGGCGACACCCAACGTGATGCCGCAACTGCACATGCCGCTGCAGTCGGGCTCCGACGACGTGCTGCGCCGCATGCGTCGCTCCTACCGGTCGGAGCGTTTCCTGGGGATCCTCGACCGGGTCCGGGCCGCCATGCCGGAGGCTGCCATCACGACCGACATCATCGTCGGCTTTCCGGGGGAGACGGAGGCCGACTTCCAGGCGACGATGGACGTCGTGCGCCGGGCCCGCTTCTCCGCCGCGTTCACCTTCCAGTACTCGATCCGCCCGGGAACGCCCGCCGCGACCATGGACGACCAGGTACCCAAGGCCGTCGTCCAGGAGCGCTACGAGCGGCTGGTCGACCTGGTCAATGAGACCTCGTGGGAGGAGAACAAGCGGTTCGTCGGGCGCGACGTCGAGGTCATGTTCGCCACCGGTGAGGGGCGGAAGGACGCGGAGACGCACAGGATGAGCGGCCGGGCCAGGGACAACAGGCTCGTGCACGTCGCCGTCCCGGAGGATCCGGCGCTGCGACCCCGCCCGGGCGACGTGGCGACGGTGCGCATCACGCACGCCGCACCGCACCACCTCAACTCCGACCTGCTACCCACCGGGCTGCGCCGCACCCGCGGAGGCGACGCCTGGGAGGGCACCGTCAGCGCACCGAAGCCGACGGGGGTCGGGCTCGGGATGCCTGCGGTCGGGACACCCGAGCCGCTGCCGCCGGCGCCCGCCTGCGGCTGAGCGAACGACGAACGGGGCCCCGGAAGGGGGCCCCGTTCGTCGTGGCTATCGGCGCTCAGGCCTGGTCGCCGGTGATCTTGTCGAGCTGCTCGTTGGCGATCTTCTGCGCCTGATCGACCTGTCCGGCGTACTTGCCGCCGGTCTTCTCGTCGACGAGGTCGCCCACTGCCTCGATGCCCTGCTCGATCTTGTCCTCGTGCTCCTTGGCGAGATCGCCGATGCTGTCGAAGAGTCCCATACCTTGCTCCTTGTCTGATGGTGGCCGGCCGCGTGTGCCGCTGCACACATGATGCCGGCCGCGGTCCGCCGCGCGCAGGTTTTCCGGGGCATCTGCGACGCGATCCGAACTGGCACACTGGGCGCGTGTCTGTTCCCCTCATCGTGCTCGTCGGCCCCACCGCGACCGGGAAGTCCCGTCTCGCCGTCGACATCGCCTGCGTGCTGCGTGACCGCGGGCGGGACGCCGAGATCGTCAACGCCGACTCGATGCTCGTCTACCGGGGCATGGACATCGGGACGGCCAAACCCGATGAGGCCGAGCGCAGGGGCGTTCCCCACCACCTGATCGACATCGCCGAGGTGACGGAGCGGGCCTCCGTCGCCGATTTCCAGGTGCAGGCCCGCGCCGTCATCGCCCGCCTGCGGGAGCGGGGGACCGTCCCGGTGATGGTGGGTGGGTCCCCGCTGTACACCCGCGCCGTCATCGACGTCTTCGACTTTCCCGGCTCCGATGCGCAGGTCCGGGCCCGGTGGGAGGCCGAGCTCGATCGAGTCGGCGCCCATGCGCTGCACGCAGCCCTTGCCGAACGTGCGCCCGAGTCGGCGGCCGCCATTGAGCCCGGCAACGGGCGGCGCATCGTCCGGGCGCTGGAGGTGCTGGAGCTCACAGGCGGGCACCGGCCCGAGATCCC
The DNA window shown above is from Tessaracoccus defluvii and carries:
- a CDS encoding aldose epimerase family protein; protein product: MTALPTGQQYPISHGRYGVVVTEVGATLRSLTVDGTEVLYTFAEHEAPRGSMGRQLVPWPNRIRDGRYSFDGVDHQLPITEVPRNCALHGLGEGVGWRLVSHTADEVVLAGVIFAQQGWDAVLEVEIGHRVDDAGLTVTVRARNIGATRAPYGYGAHPYVAADLATARLSHRFTQELQVDPERLLPIALVPVTAEHDFRTPRAVADTEFDTALYAPEGSWEVALETDERRVVFWADDTQPWGQIYTNPTRDAMAIEPMTCGPDAFNEGPTSDGVIVLEPGEETLSVWGIRVD
- a CDS encoding DUF3046 domain-containing protein — encoded protein: MREVELWQRMHAVLPGGYAATWADQVVLEDLGSRTVRDALAAGLPCKRIWRAVWAQLELPATLR
- the pgsA gene encoding CDP-diacylglycerol--glycerol-3-phosphate 3-phosphatidyltransferase → MTQTPRRAQPDSKPSNWNVPNVLTVIRMIMVPIYVVLMFVGPEDFTWRLAATLVFVVAMLTDLADGHIARKYNLITDFGKIWDPIADKALTGAAFITLSILGELPWYFTVVILLREWGITWVREALKKYGTVMAANKGGKAKTLTQTLALILFNLNLDFLPAPLQVVAWVLMWAALILTVVTGVDYLRHAWRIRRDALAARD
- a CDS encoding helix-turn-helix domain-containing protein, with protein sequence MKTILIRKVMGETLRELRVNAGMTLREVSMASMVSLGYLSEIERGHKEASSEVLFAVASALGVSLSDLMISTSGKLLALEAERMTRLAA
- the rimO gene encoding 30S ribosomal protein S12 methylthiotransferase RimO — protein: MTTSLRSVHIASLGCARNDVDSEELAGRLEAGGFVLVDDPEAAETVVVNTCGFVEQAKKDSIDTLLAASDLKQDGTVRSVVAVGCMAERYGIQLAEELPEADAVLGFDDYVDIADRLRSILDGTKHISHVPRDRRKLLPLSPQARPAAAGGVAIPGHAPLPADLAPATGPRAMRRRLAGGPSASLKIASGCDRRCAFCAIPAFRGSYLSRPLDDLEAEARWLVEDGVKELFLVSENTSSYGKDLGSDHRLETLLRRLSGIDGLEWIRVSYLQPAEIRPSTIDAMLATDKVVPYFDLSFQHAAGPVLRRMRRFGDAESFLDLIGQIRGRAPHAGIRSNVIAGFPGETEADVEVLRQFIIDANLDVLGVFGYSDEEGTEGVGLSDHLSEDEIEERRAMLADLAIDVCEARAADRIGEDVTVLVESLEDGEVVGRAAHQAPETDGVVTLTGPGRVGDLIAARVVDSAGIDLIAEAK
- a CDS encoding regulatory protein RecX; the protein is MTSEPTTPDGRPTQLEVARKIALDLLAVRARSEHELRQAMARRNVPADIADELLSRFVEVGLIDDAAFAATLVRSRSEFSHRGRARIRQELREKGVDREVAEEVLAELDPADERAAALELAYRKVRSMASLERQVAYRRLAGMLARRGYGPGTVSSVLAEVLGDPAVEFSTAGQ
- a CDS encoding CinA family protein — its product is MTLAVDVIKKMTQRSVTLATCESLTGGGIGAALTSVPGASAVYRGSLVTYARELKSTLAGVDEELIATEGVVNELTALQMARGAQARCDADWAVATTGVAGPTETDGASVGTVWFAVVGPRVGMSDAPTYTELKQFSGDREAIREQAVEHAFAMLLRVL
- the rny gene encoding ribonuclease Y; amino-acid sequence: MNEFGWIAAGLLAVGVVVLVVLLLRTRATLRQDAAVMREAAQEAAAALRADAERLLAQAKERSDEALADVERRRADVDQSLTSQRAQLREQRADLERRETRLHEREDRVVADAEGVEAKAQRLETQRIDLRAQRRAVVEEHERVSQELEQARTELERVAGLAVSDAKHEVLAEAERQAKLSATALARDIEATAKREADRLARSIVVTAIQRVASEQTSESVVSTVDLPSDDMKGRIIGREGRNIRAFEQITGVNLLIDDTPESVLLSSFDPVRRETARLTLVDLVADGRIHPARIEEVFERTGRRMSERIERAAEDALAEVGIVDLHPDLIPILGSLAYRTSYGQNVLRHLVECAHLAGVMAAELGLDVAVCKRAAFLHDIGKALTHEIEGPHALIGADLLRRYGEHEDIVHAVEAHHNEIEPQTVEAVLTQAADAISGSRPGARRESLEAYVERMENLESIATSHEGVQRAYAMQAGREVRVMVAPDQVDDAGAQALARDIAKQVQSTLSYPGQIRITVVRESRATETAH
- a CDS encoding DeoR/GlpR family DNA-binding transcription regulator; translated protein: MAALLALLNERGHLPLAVLAEELRTSPATIRRDVAHLAEQGLLERTHGGAGPSLGGHELPVRLRGGRNQAAKRLIAAKVATLIPPGRHAIGLTGGTTTAEVLRALHRQDLTIITNSISIGLEAAEQGQARVLIAGGVLRASSLELVGSLAEQTFKHVNVGTAIVGVDGVSLSGGLTTHDEIEAKTNGAMMERSQRVIIAVDSSKLGVVTLAKMGDLASVDVLVTDSGAPKETLQAIRALGVEVHVVSLPQDAL
- the miaA gene encoding tRNA (adenosine(37)-N6)-dimethylallyltransferase MiaA translates to MSVPLIVLVGPTATGKSRLAVDIACVLRDRGRDAEIVNADSMLVYRGMDIGTAKPDEAERRGVPHHLIDIAEVTERASVADFQVQARAVIARLRERGTVPVMVGGSPLYTRAVIDVFDFPGSDAQVRARWEAELDRVGAHALHAALAERAPESAAAIEPGNGRRIVRALEVLELTGGHRPEIPAWTYALTDVHQFGLNLERAELDRRIDERVEEMWRLGLVDEVRTLLGRGLRDGRTAVRAIGYRQVVAHLDGELTEAEAKADVQRATRAFFRKQLGWYRRDPRITWLDAAAPDNAARVLAGLDSGQAKEVDDA
- the recA gene encoding recombinase RecA; translated protein: MMAVADRSKALEAALAQIEKAHGKGSVMRLGEDTRQPIDIIPTGSVALDVALGIGGLPRGRVVEIYGPESSGKTTVALHAIANAQRDGGICAFIDAEHALDPDYAQRLGVNTDELLVSQPDNGEQALEIADTLVRSGALTLVVIDSVAALTPRAEIEGEMGDSHVGLQARLMSQALRKMTGALKTSNTTAIFINQLREKIGVMFGSPETTTGGRALKFYSSIRLDVRRIETLKDGTEMVGNRTRVKVVKNKVAPPFKQAEFDIIYGQGISREGSLIDMGVDAGIIRKAGAWFTYEGDQLGQGKENARNYLRNNPDVAAEIERRIRLHLGVDKEAVPEGVNPETGEVDF
- a CDS encoding antitoxin; the protein is MGLFDSIGDLAKEHEDKIEQGIEAVGDLVDEKTGGKYAGQVDQAQKIANEQLDKITGDQA